Within the Acidimicrobiia bacterium genome, the region TGGAGATCCCCGCCCGCTACGGCGTCCGCCAGCCGGTGGGGGACAGCGTCGGCCCCGGTGGCATCAGCCGCGCGCTGCGCAGCGTCCCGGTGCTGCTGCGCATCGCTCAGCAGGTGGCGCGACGCTGCCCCGACGCGCTGCTGCTGAACGTGACGAACCCGCTCTCGGCCCTGTGCCGCGTCGTGACCCGCGAGACCGCGGTCCGCACCGTCGGCCTCTGCAACGAGGTGGTCGGTCTGCAGTTCGTCACCAGCCTCCTCCTCGACGCCGACCTCCGCCGGGTGGACCCGGTGGTGGCCGGGGTCAACCACCTCCCCCTCGTCACGGCCCTGCGCGTCGACGGCGACGACGGGTTCGCGCGCCTCCGGGCCCTGCTCGAGGACGAGGAAGCTCAGCGCCAGCCGCTCTGGATGAAGCCCCCGGCGGGGATGCACTACCAGAAGGTCAGTTCGGGCCCCACTTGGACGAAGGCCGACGTCATCGCTGGGAACCGGCTCAAGCTGGAGTTGTTCCGACGGTTCGGCGTCCTGCCGGGCTCGTCGGACACCCACGTCGGCGAGTTCTTCCCGGGCTTCGTGACCGCCGCCTCCGACTTCGGGCGCGACTGGTCGGTGCACCACTACGGGCTCCAGGGCCACATCGCCGACAAGCGCGCCGACGAGCAGGAGGTCGCCGAGCTGCTGGCCAGCGACGAGGTGAGCCCGCATCCCTCCGGCGAGCTCGTGGCACCGCTGCTCGACTCGATCGTGCGCCAGGCGCCCCGGCCGCTGCCCGTCAACCTCCCGAACGCGGGCCAGGTTCAGAACCTCGACGAGGGCACGGTCGTCGAGTGCATCGGCCTCGCCCAGGCCGGTGAGGTCGTCCCGCGCGACTCGGTCGACGTGCCGTCGATCCTGGGCGAGCAGCTGCGCCGCGTCGCCGTCGCCGAGGAGCTCACGGTCGAGGCGGCCCTCAGCGGGAGCCGGACCACGGTCCTCGAGGCCATGCTGGCCGACCCCATGGCCGGGCGGCTGCCCTACGAGCACGTCGTCGCGATGACCGACGAGCTCCTCGCTGCCACCAGGCCCTGGCTCCCGCAGTTCGCCGGTGACCAGCCGGGCTGACCGGCCGCCATCGCGGACGCCCGGCGGAGGAGCGGCGTGACCCGCCCCGTGTCACCGGACGTCAGCGCGTGACCGACCGCTTCGCGGCGTTCGAGTCGCTCGACTTCGACCGACCCGACCCGGGGGTGCTGCGGATCACGCTCGCCGGCCCCGGGCTCAACGCCGTGAGCCCCCGCATGCATCGCGACCTGGCCTCGGTGTGGCCGGCGGTCGACGACGACCCGGCCACGGCCGCGGTCGTGGTGCGGGGCGCGGGCGAGGCCTTCTCGGCCGGCGGCAGCTTCGAGCTCATCGACGAGGTCGCCGAGAGCCACGACGCCCGCCTCCGGGTGATGCGCGAGACCCGCGACCTCGTCGTGCGCATGCTCGAGTGCTCGAAGCCGATCGTCTCCGCGATCCGGGGTCCCGCGGTCGGTGCCGGGCTCGCGGTCGCGCTGCTCGCCGACATCTCCGTCGCGAGCCGCGCCGCCCGGCTCCTCGACGGTCACACGCGCCTGGGCGTGGCCGCCGGCGACCACGCCGTGCTGGTCTGGCCGCTGCTGTGCGGCATGGCGAAGGCGAAGTACCTGCTGCTCAGCTCGAAGACCGTGAGCGGCGAGGAGGCGGAGCGGATCGGCCTGGTCTCGCTGTGCGTCGACGACGACGACGTGGACGAGACGGCGCTCCAGGTGGCGCGAGAGCTCGCCGCCGGCTCCTCGAGCGCCATCCGGCTGACGAAGCTCGCCCTGAACGAGTGGTATCGAACCTTCACCCCCGCCTTCGACGCCTCGCTCGCCTACGAGTTCCTCGGCTTTGGCGGCACCGACATCCACGAGGGCATCGCGGCCGTGCGCGAGCGCCGGCGGCCGCGGTTCTCCGGCCCGGCCACGCCGGAGGGATGAGCGGTCACCGGTCGGCATGCCTCCGCCCGCGTCCTCGCCCGACCAGCCGATCCTCCGGGAGCTCTTCCCGGTGCCGGGGGACGCCGACCTCCACGCCCTCTACCGGCCGACGCTCACTGCAACGCACGACCGCCACGTGCGCGTGAACATGATCTCGAGCGTCGACGGCGGCTCGTCGCGCGCCGGCACCTCGGGGTCGCTCGGCGGCACCGCCGACCGGCTCGTGTTCACGGCCATCCGCTCGTTCGCCGATGTCATCGTCGTCGGGGCCGGCACCATGCGCGCCGAGGGCTACGGGCCGGCGCGCCTCGGCGATCCCGACCGGCGGGCTCGCGTCGAGCGCGGCCAGTCGCCGGTGCCACCGATCGCCGTGGTCACCCAGCGCGTGGACCTCGACTGGGCCGCACCGTTCTTCGCCGCCGCCGAGGCCGCGCCGCTCATCGTCACCGCCGCGGCGTCACGCACGCGGGTGCCGGCCGAGGCGCCGGTCGCCGCCGTGCTCCTCGCGGGGACCGACCGGGTCGACCTCACGTCGGCGCTCGCCGAGCTGTCCCAGCGGGGGTACCGCCGGGTCCTCGTCGAGGGCGGCCCCACGATCAACGGCGAGCTCGCGGCCGCGGACGCCGTCGACGAGCTGTGCCTCACCGTGGCACCGACGCTGCTCGGCGGCCCGAGCTCGAGGATCGTCCGCAGCGGCGACGAAGGACCGGCCCCGGCCATGCGCCTGGAGTCGGTCGTCACCGCCGACGGGTTCCTGTTCCTCCGCTACGGGCGCGAGCGCCCGCCCGCGCCGCCGTCCGGGTCAGGGCGTCCCGACGCCGCCGGATGACGACGCGTGCTGGGCCGGCTCGTCGGCCCGGATGCCGCGCAGGCCGAACCAGGCGAGCTCCGAGACCCACCGCGCCAGCTGCTCCGGCTCCGGGCCGGCCCCTCCGTCGGTCAGGGTGTCGCGGCTCGTCGCCTCGGCGACCCCGATCAACGCGTGCGCGAGCACCCTGCGGTGCTCGGGGGTGCCCTCGATCTCGATGAGGAGGCTGATGACTCCGGCGATCTGGTCGAGCAGGCGCTCGATGACGTCGGCGAACTCGGGGTCATTCCGAGCCGAGGCGCCGAACAGCAGCCGGAACGCGGCCTCGTTGCGGCTCGTGAACCAGAAGTAGGAGGCGAAGCCGGCCTCGACCCGCTCCCGGCCCGACTGGACCGCGGCGGTGGCCCGCTCGAGCTCACCGAGCAGGCGCTGGCCGAGGTCCCCGAGCAGCTCGACGAACAGCGCCCGCTTCGACGGGAAGTGCTGGTAGAGGACGGGCTTCGTGACGCCCGCCGCGGCGGCGATG harbors:
- a CDS encoding enoyl-CoA hydratase/isomerase family protein codes for the protein MTDRFAAFESLDFDRPDPGVLRITLAGPGLNAVSPRMHRDLASVWPAVDDDPATAAVVVRGAGEAFSAGGSFELIDEVAESHDARLRVMRETRDLVVRMLECSKPIVSAIRGPAVGAGLAVALLADISVASRAARLLDGHTRLGVAAGDHAVLVWPLLCGMAKAKYLLLSSKTVSGEEAERIGLVSLCVDDDDVDETALQVARELAAGSSSAIRLTKLALNEWYRTFTPAFDASLAYEFLGFGGTDIHEGIAAVRERRRPRFSGPATPEG
- a CDS encoding TetR/AcrR family transcriptional regulator, with protein sequence MTGRPVTTRLPAERRRQQILDVACTVFADRGFHATAMDDIAAAAGVTKPVLYQHFPSKRALFVELLGDLGQRLLGELERATAAVQSGRERVEAGFASYFWFTSRNEAAFRLLFGASARNDPEFADVIERLLDQIAGVISLLIEIEGTPEHRRVLAHALIGVAEATSRDTLTDGGAGPEPEQLARWVSELAWFGLRGIRADEPAQHASSSGGVGTP
- a CDS encoding pyrimidine reductase family protein gives rise to the protein MPPPASSPDQPILRELFPVPGDADLHALYRPTLTATHDRHVRVNMISSVDGGSSRAGTSGSLGGTADRLVFTAIRSFADVIVVGAGTMRAEGYGPARLGDPDRRARVERGQSPVPPIAVVTQRVDLDWAAPFFAAAEAAPLIVTAAASRTRVPAEAPVAAVLLAGTDRVDLTSALAELSQRGYRRVLVEGGPTINGELAAADAVDELCLTVAPTLLGGPSSRIVRSGDEGPAPAMRLESVVTADGFLFLRYGRERPPAPPSGSGRPDAAG